From a region of the uncultured Propionivibrio sp. genome:
- a CDS encoding N-acetylneuraminate synthase family protein yields MPEINICGRLVGPAHPPLVVAEIGINHNGSLKLARTFVDAAAEAGVEVLKHQTHVVDDEMSGEARHVIPGNADESIYDIMARCALSERDEIALKKYVESRGMIFISTPFSRAAADRLERMGVGAYKIGSGECNNYPLLEHIAGFGKPVIISTGMNDIDSVAKSVAIFERAGVPYALLHTTNLYPTPPHLVRLGAMVELAEAFPRAVVGLSDHTTNNLACFGAVTLGASILERHFTDTMSREGPDIVCSMDVQRCRELIEGSRILHQEMGGSKAPLPEEQVTMDFAFATVVTIANVRAGDVLTKDNIWVKRPGTGAFSAECYKDLLGKKAVRDLPMDAHLQIGDVA; encoded by the coding sequence ATGCCCGAAATCAATATCTGCGGCAGGCTAGTCGGGCCAGCGCATCCGCCGTTGGTAGTGGCTGAAATCGGCATCAACCATAACGGCAGTCTCAAATTGGCGCGTACCTTCGTGGACGCTGCTGCAGAGGCGGGCGTTGAGGTGCTAAAGCACCAGACCCATGTAGTGGACGATGAAATGAGCGGCGAGGCACGGCACGTTATTCCGGGCAATGCCGACGAGTCCATATACGATATCATGGCTCGCTGTGCGCTTTCCGAGAGGGACGAGATTGCTCTCAAGAAATACGTTGAGTCGCGGGGCATGATTTTTATCAGCACGCCGTTTTCGCGTGCCGCAGCGGATCGCCTTGAGCGCATGGGCGTTGGTGCCTACAAGATTGGCTCCGGCGAGTGCAACAACTACCCTTTGCTCGAACATATCGCTGGTTTTGGCAAGCCCGTCATCATCAGCACGGGCATGAACGATATTGACAGCGTGGCCAAGTCGGTGGCGATCTTCGAGCGAGCTGGAGTGCCTTATGCACTGCTTCATACCACCAACCTTTATCCAACGCCTCCGCATCTTGTAAGACTTGGCGCCATGGTCGAGTTGGCCGAAGCGTTTCCGCGCGCCGTAGTCGGATTGTCAGATCACACCACCAACAACTTGGCCTGTTTCGGCGCAGTGACATTGGGGGCTTCGATTCTCGAGCGCCACTTCACCGACACCATGAGCCGCGAAGGTCCGGACATCGTTTGCTCGATGGATGTGCAGCGCTGCCGCGAGTTAATTGAGGGCAGCCGCATTCTTCACCAAGAAATGGGCGGTTCAAAGGCCCCCCTACCAGAAGAGCAGGTCACTATGGATTTCGCGTTCGCGACCGTAGTGACCATCGCCAATGTGCGGGCAGGTGATGTCCTCACCAAAGACAACATTTGGGTAAAGCGACCTGGCACTGGCGCATTTTCTGCAGAATGCTACAAAGATCTGCTTGGCAAAAAGGCGGTGCGCGATCTGCCGATGGATGCGCACCTGCAAATCGGGGACGTGGCTTAG
- a CDS encoding HU family DNA-binding protein, which translates to MNKSELIDAIAAKTELSKVASGKALDAVVEAIVQAVAKGDGVSLVGFGSFKASARAAREGKNPKTGEKIKIPATTVPKFSAGATFKAAVAAAKGKKKK; encoded by the coding sequence ATGAACAAGTCTGAATTGATCGATGCCATCGCAGCAAAAACCGAACTCTCGAAGGTTGCTTCCGGCAAGGCGCTTGACGCCGTCGTCGAAGCCATCGTTCAGGCTGTTGCCAAGGGTGACGGCGTAAGCCTCGTCGGCTTCGGCTCCTTCAAGGCATCGGCTCGCGCCGCTCGCGAAGGCAAGAACCCGAAGACGGGTGAAAAGATCAAGATCCCGGCAACCACCGTGCCGAAGTTCAGCGCCGGCGCCACCTTCAAGGCCGCCGTTGCCGCCGCCAAGGGCAAGAAGAAGAAATAA
- a CDS encoding ABC transporter ATP-binding protein: MNNATGSRLVVLSLYTRLWRHIESRRYKQLILLVVVMVLASFAEVASIGAVLPFLGALMAPEVVFQHSLAKPIVVILGITEPTQLLRPLTIVFILMALFSATMRVIMLWAQTHLGFAIGADFGIEIYRKTLYQPYSVHVARNSSEVIAGISIKVHSVVGAALLPLLTIMSAGMLLVAILLALVAIDPLASVAALVGVGLPYGLIMFATKKRLAHNGERISLASNSVIKALQEGLGGIRDVLIDGSQEAYCKVYRDADLSLRRSQASIQIIGGVPRFLIEFFGMVLIATLAYGLSGRDGGVAGAIPILGALAVGAQRLLPVLQQLYNSWAGIRGGQASLQDVIELLDQPLPEHADAPASVPMRFDASIELNEISFRYSSNAPWVIQGVSLAIPKGSRVGLIGTTGSGKSTLVDLIMGLLQPTKGALAIDGISVTEQNHRSWQAHIAHVPQAIFLADATVAENIAFGIAPDKIDIARVKCAARQAQIATTIESWENKYDTSVGERGVRLSGGQRQRIGIARALYKRADVIVLDEATSALDGDTEKAVMEAIANIEKNITLLCVAHRLTTLKSCDLIVELEDGKVLRTGSYEEMIQAEMRH, encoded by the coding sequence TTGAATAATGCCACGGGGTCCCGTTTGGTAGTTTTATCTTTGTACACACGCCTCTGGCGCCATATCGAATCGAGACGCTACAAGCAGTTGATTCTACTTGTCGTCGTCATGGTGCTAGCTTCTTTCGCCGAAGTTGCGAGTATCGGCGCTGTGCTGCCGTTTCTGGGTGCATTGATGGCACCGGAGGTGGTTTTTCAGCATTCGTTGGCGAAGCCAATTGTGGTGATTCTAGGGATCACCGAGCCCACTCAATTATTACGCCCTCTAACAATCGTTTTCATTCTGATGGCGTTGTTTTCTGCAACCATGCGCGTAATTATGCTGTGGGCACAGACGCATTTGGGTTTTGCCATTGGTGCGGATTTCGGCATTGAAATTTACAGAAAAACGCTTTATCAACCCTATTCCGTGCATGTGGCACGAAATAGCAGCGAAGTTATTGCGGGAATATCTATAAAGGTTCATTCAGTTGTAGGGGCTGCTTTGTTGCCGCTATTAACTATTATGAGCGCAGGTATGCTCTTGGTTGCAATTCTGCTTGCCCTTGTCGCTATAGATCCTCTTGCATCAGTTGCAGCCTTGGTGGGCGTAGGCCTCCCCTATGGGCTAATCATGTTTGCCACCAAAAAACGCCTTGCGCACAACGGAGAGCGAATTAGCCTTGCGTCCAACAGTGTCATCAAAGCCTTGCAGGAAGGCCTTGGGGGTATTCGGGATGTGCTGATCGATGGAAGCCAGGAAGCTTATTGTAAAGTCTATCGCGATGCAGATCTTTCTCTTCGCCGCTCACAAGCTAGTATTCAGATTATTGGCGGGGTTCCCCGTTTTCTCATCGAGTTCTTCGGGATGGTGCTTATCGCGACATTGGCTTATGGGTTATCTGGGCGCGATGGAGGGGTCGCTGGCGCGATCCCAATCTTGGGCGCTTTGGCAGTTGGAGCACAGCGCTTGTTACCGGTTTTGCAGCAGCTTTATAACAGTTGGGCCGGAATACGCGGCGGTCAAGCCTCGCTGCAAGACGTAATTGAGCTCTTGGATCAGCCTCTGCCTGAGCATGCAGACGCTCCCGCGTCTGTTCCCATGCGCTTCGACGCATCGATAGAACTGAATGAAATTAGCTTTCGCTACTCCTCAAATGCGCCGTGGGTTATCCAAGGGGTAAGCCTTGCTATCCCAAAGGGTAGTCGAGTTGGTTTAATTGGGACAACTGGAAGCGGCAAGAGCACGTTAGTTGATCTTATTATGGGGTTGTTGCAGCCAACAAAAGGCGCGCTAGCGATCGACGGCATTTCGGTAACAGAACAAAACCATCGATCATGGCAAGCGCATATCGCCCATGTGCCACAGGCGATTTTTCTCGCTGATGCTACGGTTGCTGAGAACATTGCTTTTGGTATCGCCCCCGACAAGATCGACATTGCCCGAGTTAAGTGTGCAGCACGCCAAGCACAGATCGCCACAACCATCGAGTCATGGGAAAATAAATACGATACTAGTGTTGGTGAGCGCGGAGTCCGTTTGTCGGGTGGCCAGCGCCAGCGTATTGGTATTGCTCGTGCTTTATACAAAAGGGCGGACGTTATTGTTTTAGACGAGGCGACTAGTGCATTGGATGGCGACACCGAGAAAGCCGTCATGGAGGCAATCGCCAATATCGAAAAGAATATTACCCTCCTCTGCGTGGCGCACCGGCTTACGACTTTGAAGAGTTGTGATCTGATTGTCGAACTGGAAGATGGCAAGGTACTTCGTACCGGGAGCTATGAAGAAATGATCCAAGCTGAAATGAGGCACTAG
- a CDS encoding MarR family EPS-associated transcriptional regulator → MSIVSPLQKLAGFQNEIQFEILLRLHQTSEAIQREQTKVLAMSIGAINFCFQALVEKSLVKIQSLSLSLSKNKLRYTYSLTPTGVAEKSRLTAKFLRQKAAEYGTFQAEIEKLIADLLSDERKAEGWRSR, encoded by the coding sequence TTGAGTATCGTATCCCCACTACAGAAATTGGCTGGTTTCCAAAACGAAATCCAGTTCGAAATCTTGCTCCGTTTGCATCAGACGTCGGAGGCCATTCAGCGTGAACAGACCAAGGTACTGGCCATGAGTATTGGCGCGATCAATTTCTGCTTCCAGGCGCTTGTAGAAAAGAGTTTGGTCAAGATTCAGAGCCTTAGCCTTAGTCTGAGCAAGAACAAGCTACGTTATACCTATTCACTCACGCCCACTGGAGTGGCTGAGAAATCCAGGCTGACGGCGAAGTTTTTGAGGCAAAAAGCGGCCGAGTACGGGACGTTTCAAGCCGAAATAGAGAAGTTGATAGCTGACCTCTTGAGTGATGAACGCAAAGCAGAAGGATGGCGAAGTCGATGA
- the galE gene encoding UDP-glucose 4-epimerase GalE, with product MNVLLTGGAGYIGSHTAVVLSQLGHQVILYDNLSNSSCIVLEKLAQIAGRKIPFVKGDVRDTGLLSNVLASYEINAVVHFAGLKAVGESAQKPIDYYTNNVQGTISLLQAMQLRGIKTIVFSSSATVYGEPRYLPLDENHPTNATNPYGRTKLHVEEMLRDVVTSDSQWRIACLRYFNPVGAHESGLIGESPCGAPNNLMPYIVQVAAGQRAKLEVFGGDYPTPDGTGVRDYIHVMDLAEGHAATLNLLSQTTGWHAINLGTGKGYSVLDMIQAFEKASGRQVPYEVVARRAGDVAECFAYPNKARELLNMTARRTLNEMCASAWRFQQSIQFE from the coding sequence ATGAACGTCCTCCTCACTGGCGGGGCTGGATACATCGGCAGCCATACGGCAGTCGTACTGTCGCAATTGGGTCACCAAGTCATCCTGTATGACAACCTGTCGAACAGCAGTTGCATTGTGCTTGAGAAACTCGCGCAGATTGCTGGGCGGAAGATTCCCTTCGTAAAGGGTGATGTGCGCGACACCGGATTGCTCAGTAATGTGCTGGCGTCTTACGAAATTAATGCTGTCGTTCATTTTGCAGGATTGAAAGCCGTTGGTGAGTCTGCTCAAAAACCCATCGACTACTACACCAATAATGTTCAAGGCACGATTAGTCTGTTGCAGGCCATGCAGTTGCGGGGAATCAAAACTATCGTGTTCAGCAGTAGTGCAACTGTATACGGCGAACCTCGGTACCTTCCCCTAGATGAAAATCACCCCACCAACGCCACCAATCCTTATGGACGCACCAAACTTCACGTCGAAGAAATGTTGCGCGACGTTGTTACATCAGATTCTCAGTGGCGAATTGCATGCCTGCGTTATTTCAACCCGGTTGGCGCCCACGAAAGCGGTCTCATTGGTGAGAGCCCCTGCGGAGCGCCCAACAACCTCATGCCTTACATCGTCCAAGTGGCGGCGGGACAGCGAGCAAAATTGGAGGTCTTCGGCGGTGATTACCCCACTCCGGATGGCACCGGCGTTAGGGACTACATCCATGTCATGGACTTAGCGGAGGGGCATGCGGCAACATTGAATTTGCTATCCCAAACCACTGGTTGGCATGCCATTAACCTTGGCACAGGGAAGGGCTACAGCGTTCTCGACATGATCCAGGCGTTCGAGAAAGCATCTGGCCGCCAAGTGCCTTATGAAGTGGTCGCCCGCCGCGCAGGTGATGTGGCCGAATGTTTTGCGTACCCAAACAAAGCCAGAGAGTTATTGAACATGACTGCCAGGCGCACCTTGAACGAAATGTGTGCCAGCGCATGGCGGTTTCAGCAGTCGATCCAATTTGAATAA
- the rfaH gene encoding transcription/translation regulatory transformer protein RfaH produces the protein MHWYLVHTKPRQEKCALDNLHRQGYQCYLPTLPSEKLRQGLLTIADEPLFPRYLFIRLGQGDSAKSWSPIRSTKGVSRLVSFGIEPARVDDRLIELLRTQEAGVQAEPQRLFKQGERVRLTETPFAGIEGIYQMADGERRVMVLIEILSKPVTVRVTPASVRKAS, from the coding sequence ATGCACTGGTATCTAGTTCATACCAAGCCAAGACAGGAAAAGTGCGCCCTCGACAACCTCCATCGACAGGGTTATCAGTGCTACCTTCCGACGCTTCCCTCGGAAAAGCTACGCCAAGGACTGCTAACAATTGCCGACGAGCCACTATTCCCGCGTTACCTGTTCATCCGCTTGGGACAGGGGGACTCAGCCAAGAGTTGGTCGCCGATTCGTTCGACCAAGGGTGTTAGCCGCCTGGTCAGCTTTGGGATCGAACCGGCACGGGTTGATGACAGGCTGATTGAACTGCTGCGAACTCAGGAAGCGGGGGTACAAGCCGAGCCGCAGCGATTGTTCAAGCAAGGTGAGCGCGTGCGCCTCACAGAAACACCGTTTGCCGGCATCGAAGGGATCTACCAGATGGCCGACGGAGAGCGTCGAGTCATGGTACTGATCGAGATTCTGAGCAAGCCCGTGACCGTGCGTGTCACGCCGGCGAGTGTGCGCAAGGCAAGCTGA
- a CDS encoding NAD-dependent 4,6-dehydratase LegB has product MAILITGADGFIGSHLTEALVRAGHDVRAFTLYNSFNSWGWLDQCAADVKGAFEVFSGDIRDPNGVRTAMKGCDAVLHLAALIAIPYSYHSPDTYVDTNIKGTLNVLQAARDLGVAKVVHTSTSEVYGTARFVPITEEHPLQGQSPYSASKIGADQIALSFYASFGTPVHVLRPFNTYGPRQSARAVIPTIITQIASGQRSIKLGAVRPTRDFNYVADTVRGFMAALDSPRGLGEVVNIGSNFEVSIGETAQTIAELMGADIQIVVDNDRLRPEKSEVERLWADNTKAFDLLGWRPAYAGLAGFRRGLTETIAWFSEPQNLCQYKVGINNI; this is encoded by the coding sequence ATGGCCATTTTAATAACCGGAGCTGATGGCTTCATCGGCTCACACTTGACCGAAGCTCTTGTTCGCGCGGGACATGACGTCCGCGCGTTTACTTTGTACAACTCGTTTAATTCTTGGGGCTGGCTAGACCAATGTGCTGCCGACGTAAAGGGAGCCTTTGAGGTGTTCTCCGGCGACATTCGCGATCCCAATGGGGTCCGTACAGCGATGAAAGGTTGCGACGCCGTCCTTCACCTTGCCGCCCTTATTGCAATTCCTTATTCGTATCATTCGCCTGACACCTACGTCGATACTAACATTAAAGGCACTCTGAACGTGCTGCAGGCAGCCCGCGATCTTGGTGTTGCAAAAGTTGTGCACACATCGACCAGCGAGGTCTACGGTACTGCACGCTTCGTGCCTATCACAGAGGAACACCCGTTACAGGGACAATCTCCATACTCGGCAAGTAAGATTGGGGCCGACCAGATCGCTCTGTCTTTCTATGCGTCTTTCGGGACACCAGTTCACGTTCTGCGACCTTTCAACACTTACGGCCCGCGCCAGTCCGCGCGCGCCGTTATTCCAACCATCATCACACAGATCGCTAGCGGTCAGCGCTCAATCAAGTTGGGCGCTGTGCGCCCAACTCGTGACTTCAATTACGTGGCTGACACCGTTCGTGGCTTCATGGCGGCTCTGGATTCGCCGCGAGGTCTGGGCGAAGTGGTTAACATAGGCAGCAACTTCGAGGTCTCCATCGGGGAGACGGCGCAAACCATCGCCGAACTCATGGGGGCGGACATTCAGATCGTGGTCGACAACGATCGCCTACGCCCCGAGAAGAGTGAGGTGGAGCGCCTGTGGGCGGATAATACGAAGGCGTTCGACTTGCTTGGTTGGCGCCCTGCATACGCCGGGCTGGCAGGTTTTCGACGTGGCTTGACGGAAACCATTGCTTGGTTCAGCGAGCCTCAAAATCTGTGTCAGTACAAAGTCGGTATTAACAATATATGA
- the neuC gene encoding UDP-N-acetylglucosamine 2-epimerase — protein MPKRKIAIFTGNRAEYGLQYPIIKAVDQHPDLEYQLLVSGAHLDSNFGRTLSEIQEDGFRIDAEVKIEMDSDSRIATAQAIGSGVLAVSRALDELRPDIMVVYADRFEGFAAVIAATQMNIPTAHIEGGDLTEGGALDDSVRHAMTKLAHMHFTTNQQASNRILAMGEESWRVHTVGFPAIDLISEGRFAAPAEIVENLGLDLARPIVLFTQHSVTTEADQAAIQLAPSAEAMCRLAAEGVQVIMTYPNNDAGGRQIIASLVALDERKVAGIQVHRSLGRHLYHGVLALARDPAVRVVCVGNSSSGIKETPAFGCPTVNIGSRQQGRLRAGNVIDAGYDADAIAAAVHRCLDDEAFRSVARTSPNPYYLGGAGVKVAEALAAVRLDQTLLRKSMTLKGEARDGWFR, from the coding sequence ATGCCCAAGCGAAAAATTGCCATATTCACCGGTAATCGCGCCGAATATGGACTCCAGTACCCCATTATCAAGGCGGTAGACCAGCACCCTGATCTGGAATATCAATTGCTGGTATCCGGTGCGCACCTAGACAGCAATTTCGGACGCACCTTGAGCGAAATCCAGGAAGATGGGTTCCGAATCGACGCCGAGGTGAAGATCGAAATGGACTCCGACTCTCGAATTGCCACGGCACAGGCCATTGGTTCGGGAGTCCTTGCGGTAAGTCGCGCGCTAGACGAACTCCGTCCGGACATAATGGTGGTCTACGCTGACCGTTTCGAGGGATTCGCCGCCGTCATCGCTGCCACCCAGATGAATATACCCACTGCGCATATCGAGGGAGGGGACCTAACCGAAGGCGGCGCGCTTGACGACTCGGTCCGTCACGCCATGACGAAGCTCGCACACATGCATTTCACAACCAACCAGCAGGCGTCGAACCGCATTTTGGCCATGGGTGAAGAGTCGTGGCGCGTACATACAGTCGGTTTTCCCGCCATCGACCTGATTTCGGAAGGGCGTTTCGCAGCGCCGGCGGAGATCGTCGAAAATCTAGGACTGGACCTCGCTCGGCCGATAGTTCTCTTCACCCAGCATTCCGTCACCACCGAGGCTGATCAGGCAGCCATACAGCTCGCTCCTTCCGCCGAAGCCATGTGCCGGCTAGCTGCCGAGGGAGTGCAGGTAATCATGACCTATCCCAACAACGACGCTGGTGGCCGCCAAATCATCGCGAGCTTGGTGGCTCTGGACGAGAGAAAGGTCGCGGGCATCCAAGTACACCGTTCCTTGGGACGTCACCTTTATCACGGCGTGCTGGCGCTAGCGCGCGACCCCGCTGTCCGCGTCGTCTGCGTCGGGAACTCGTCATCGGGAATCAAGGAGACCCCGGCTTTTGGCTGCCCGACCGTCAATATCGGCTCGCGGCAGCAGGGTCGCCTGCGCGCTGGCAACGTGATCGACGCCGGTTACGACGCCGACGCGATCGCCGCCGCGGTGCATCGCTGCCTCGACGACGAGGCCTTCCGTAGCGTTGCACGCACAAGCCCCAATCCGTATTACCTTGGCGGTGCCGGCGTCAAGGTTGCCGAGGCGCTCGCCGCCGTCCGGCTTGACCAGACCCTGCTCAGGAAGTCGATGACGCTCAAAGGCGAGGCGCGCGACGGTTGGTTCCGCTGA
- a CDS encoding acylneuraminate cytidylyltransferase family protein, with the protein MRILALITARAGSKRVPGKNTRLLGGKPLLAWSVAAAQGIPDICDILVSTDDENVATVARAAGASVPWLRPMELSGDTATSVDVALHALDRYETDVGAVDGLLLLQPTSPFRSRETVMRGLATFKAGDRRPVVGVSPAQSHPLWCFRLEEERLVPFCGEGGMRLRSQDLPSAFIVNGALYLISPRDLRERKSFYSDDMVPLLMEAPREGIDIDTEWDWKMAELLVNMEHGS; encoded by the coding sequence ATGCGAATACTCGCATTGATCACAGCGAGAGCCGGCTCGAAGCGCGTGCCAGGAAAAAACACGCGGTTGCTGGGCGGGAAGCCACTCTTGGCTTGGAGTGTGGCCGCGGCACAAGGCATACCCGACATCTGCGACATACTCGTATCCACCGACGACGAGAACGTCGCCACGGTTGCGCGAGCTGCTGGCGCCTCGGTTCCGTGGTTGCGACCAATGGAGCTTTCCGGCGACACTGCCACTTCGGTAGATGTCGCCCTGCATGCTCTGGATCGCTACGAGACCGACGTCGGTGCGGTAGACGGACTGCTTCTGCTGCAGCCAACCTCCCCCTTTCGTAGCCGTGAGACTGTGATGCGGGGCTTGGCTACATTCAAAGCCGGTGACAGGCGACCGGTGGTCGGCGTATCTCCAGCCCAGTCTCATCCTCTATGGTGCTTCAGGTTGGAGGAGGAGCGCCTGGTTCCGTTCTGTGGAGAAGGCGGAATGCGCCTACGCTCCCAAGATCTTCCCTCGGCGTTCATTGTAAACGGCGCCCTTTATTTAATATCACCGCGCGACTTGCGTGAGCGTAAATCTTTCTACTCTGACGACATGGTGCCCCTGCTAATGGAGGCTCCTCGTGAGGGCATCGATATCGACACCGAATGGGACTGGAAAATGGCCGAGCTGTTAGTCAACATGGAACATGGCAGTTAG
- a CDS encoding nucleotidyltransferase family protein, producing the protein MTEVTRLSETLSSQWEKALVPESATLTDAIRCLNEAKTQIALVVAADRVLVGTVTDGDIRRGLLRGVSMESPAASVMQRSPLVVTQQVSREAVFQLMQANRIHQLPVVDAERRAVGLHLWHDLAATPKRDNQMVIMAGGKGTRLRPHTDNCPKPLLPVSGKPMLEHIIERAKSNGFHRFVFSVHYLGHMIEEYFGDGARWDVNIEYLYESEPLGTAGAIALLRDRPESAFLVSNGDVLTDINYGDLLDFHLRHGSTATMAARLYEWQHPFGVIQTKGVDIVGFEEKPVLRNHINAGIYVLEPQAIELLQAGVPCDMPTLFGRLQERGRRTIVYPMHEPWLDVGRTDDYLAIQSSVRKDQ; encoded by the coding sequence ATGACCGAGGTGACACGATTGTCCGAAACCCTGTCGAGCCAGTGGGAAAAAGCACTGGTCCCGGAGAGCGCTACGCTGACCGACGCGATCCGTTGCCTCAACGAGGCGAAAACCCAGATCGCCCTCGTCGTCGCCGCCGACCGCGTGCTGGTCGGCACCGTTACCGACGGCGACATCCGTCGCGGGCTACTGCGCGGCGTTTCGATGGAAAGCCCGGCCGCATCTGTCATGCAGCGTTCGCCGCTGGTGGTGACGCAGCAAGTGTCGCGCGAGGCGGTCTTCCAACTCATGCAGGCCAACCGTATCCATCAACTTCCCGTTGTGGACGCAGAACGTCGAGCGGTCGGATTGCATCTCTGGCACGATTTGGCAGCCACCCCCAAACGTGACAACCAGATGGTAATTATGGCCGGCGGTAAGGGCACGCGCTTGCGCCCACATACCGACAATTGTCCTAAGCCCCTTCTGCCGGTAAGCGGCAAGCCGATGCTTGAACATATCATCGAGCGTGCCAAGTCCAATGGATTCCACCGCTTTGTGTTTTCAGTCCATTACCTCGGCCACATGATTGAGGAGTATTTCGGTGATGGCGCCCGTTGGGACGTAAACATTGAATACCTCTATGAGTCAGAACCGCTTGGTACTGCCGGCGCCATTGCCTTGCTGCGAGATCGACCAGAGTCTGCCTTCCTAGTATCCAATGGCGACGTGCTGACCGATATCAACTACGGTGACCTTCTTGATTTCCATCTGCGTCATGGCTCGACGGCAACCATGGCTGCGCGTCTGTACGAATGGCAACACCCCTTCGGCGTAATCCAGACCAAAGGGGTCGACATCGTCGGTTTCGAGGAGAAGCCCGTGCTACGTAACCATATCAATGCTGGCATCTACGTGCTGGAGCCGCAGGCAATCGAACTGCTCCAAGCGGGCGTGCCATGCGATATGCCCACGCTTTTTGGCCGTCTTCAGGAGCGAGGACGGCGGACCATTGTGTATCCCATGCATGAGCCCTGGCTGGACGTCGGTCGTACTGACGACTATTTGGCCATCCAGAGCAGCGTCAGGAAAGACCAATAG
- a CDS encoding NAD(P)-dependent oxidoreductase — MTRVIITGATGFLGRHLLSKLSGEFELVPVSRGQHTGMVQVTNYASVPDGDLLIHLAEEPDRAVASLAGDAYVEASTELVRTLSRRFAGRIIYASSGAVYGDSGDAPFRIHDPLVSSDTYTRAKISGEAAVLDEGGAVVRLANLFGPGMSKNNVMSDILRQIPGEGPLLVRDDKPVRDFLAVDDAVKLFTLLAGCRINGVLNAGSGVGTRIQALAETALALYGEIGREIIATQPTLRSSVNVLNVEETARAVGWTASLSLAEHMDIYFFGKS, encoded by the coding sequence ATGACAAGAGTTATCATCACAGGGGCGACTGGCTTTCTCGGCCGCCACCTATTGTCAAAGTTGAGTGGTGAGTTCGAGTTAGTGCCCGTGTCGCGAGGGCAGCACACGGGCATGGTGCAGGTGACAAACTACGCTAGCGTGCCGGACGGTGATCTACTGATCCACCTGGCGGAGGAGCCGGACCGCGCCGTCGCCAGCCTTGCTGGCGATGCCTATGTTGAAGCCAGCACTGAGTTGGTGCGGACGCTCAGTCGGCGTTTCGCAGGCCGTATAATTTACGCTTCGTCTGGCGCGGTGTATGGTGACTCAGGCGACGCGCCGTTTCGTATCCACGACCCGCTTGTCTCTTCTGACACTTACACGCGCGCCAAAATTTCAGGGGAAGCAGCGGTTCTGGATGAGGGGGGAGCGGTGGTGCGCTTGGCCAATCTTTTTGGCCCGGGAATGTCGAAAAATAACGTGATGTCCGATATCCTGCGCCAGATTCCGGGAGAGGGGCCACTTCTGGTTCGAGACGACAAGCCAGTGCGTGACTTCCTCGCTGTCGATGACGCTGTCAAGCTCTTCACTTTGCTGGCTGGCTGCAGGATAAACGGTGTATTGAACGCGGGCTCCGGTGTCGGCACCCGGATTCAGGCCTTGGCTGAAACGGCTCTTGCGCTGTACGGCGAGATCGGGCGCGAGATCATTGCGACGCAGCCTACACTGCGTTCTTCGGTCAACGTCCTGAACGTGGAAGAGACGGCCAGGGCAGTTGGATGGACTGCCTCGCTCTCCCTCGCGGAACACATGGATATATATTTTTTCGGAAAGAGTTAG